Proteins from a genomic interval of Desulfofustis limnaeus:
- a CDS encoding endonuclease NucS domain-containing protein — protein sequence MRSYYRVMLGQKSIHAPECFTGNFIGADFEIPQDLKNDLPEDWRTFNKQFIPIYLGSHPDKTKIGAGLACGGLWTVSKGIKKGDIVLCPDGLGQYRVGEVNGDYFYAPGEILPHRRPVIWRETLVNRAAMSPALKNSTGSIGTVSNISGHDAEIEELLGPSTKPILISTDETVEDASSFALEQHLEDFLVQNWAQTELGKEYDIFEEEGVKVGQQYLTDTGPLDILAIKKDKTELLVVELKKGRASDVVVGQTLRYMGFVKEELAEAGQSVRGVIIALEEDNRIRRALAMTPLIVFYRYQISFKLLKV from the coding sequence GTGAGAAGCTATTACCGAGTCATGCTTGGCCAGAAGAGTATCCACGCCCCGGAGTGTTTTACCGGGAATTTCATCGGTGCCGACTTTGAGATCCCGCAGGACTTGAAAAATGACCTTCCCGAGGACTGGCGGACCTTCAACAAGCAGTTCATCCCGATCTATCTTGGTAGCCATCCGGACAAAACCAAAATAGGTGCGGGCCTGGCCTGCGGTGGTCTCTGGACCGTCTCCAAGGGAATCAAGAAGGGCGATATCGTTTTGTGTCCCGACGGTCTTGGCCAGTACCGGGTCGGTGAGGTCAACGGCGATTATTTTTATGCCCCGGGGGAGATCCTGCCGCATCGGCGCCCGGTGATCTGGCGGGAAACCTTGGTCAACCGCGCTGCCATGAGCCCGGCCTTGAAAAACTCCACCGGATCGATTGGCACGGTCTCCAACATATCCGGGCACGATGCGGAAATCGAAGAGCTGCTTGGCCCTAGCACCAAACCGATACTGATTTCCACCGATGAGACCGTGGAAGACGCGTCGTCCTTCGCCCTCGAACAACATCTCGAAGATTTTCTGGTGCAGAACTGGGCACAGACCGAACTGGGTAAAGAATACGACATCTTCGAGGAGGAAGGGGTGAAGGTGGGACAGCAATACCTTACCGATACTGGCCCGCTCGATATTCTAGCAATCAAGAAGGACAAAACAGAGCTGTTGGTGGTTGAACTCAAGAAAGGCCGGGCGAGTGACGTTGTCGTAGGGCAAACCCTTCGCTATATGGGATTTGTCAAAGAGGAGCTCGCGGAAGCAGGCCAGTCGGTGCGTGGGGTCATTATCGCCCTGGAAGAAGACAACCGGATTCGCCGGGCCTTGGCAATGACGCCGCTTATTGTCTTTTACCGCTACCAGATCAGCTTTAAACTCCTCAAGGTGTGA